One segment of Alnus glutinosa chromosome 2, dhAlnGlut1.1, whole genome shotgun sequence DNA contains the following:
- the LOC133861320 gene encoding zinc finger protein ZAT4-like produces MEKHRICKICNRRFANGKAMGGHMRSHLAKHPIPPKPSQQHDNSPPAAAAAPESTQPSPSSSSSLIFHSINNPMQFYRSVNGELSLAENSDGESENDSHSQSLTRRRSKRRRKPIVPLADPLPESEPVSSVSDAFPEEDVAMCLLMLSRDKWTKGKEKVHPEEGEDDYSLYQIRTRTKFRCETCRKVFRSYQALGGHRASHKKNNNLEQHVVVGEGKVVVDKRVYECPFCFKVFESGQALGGHKKVHFSNVGDARSSARHGDNLIDLNLPAPEDEDEVSQVALSTVSNAA; encoded by the coding sequence ATGGAAAAGCACAGAATCTGCAAGATCTGCAACAGGCGCTTTGCCAACGGCAAAGCCATGGGTGGCCACATGAGATCTCATCTGGCCAAGCATCCGATCCCTCCAAAGCCGTCACAACAGCATGACAACTCGCCccccgccgccgccgccgccccCGAGTCAACTCAGCCATCTCCATCCTCGTCCTCCTCTCTCATCTTTCACTCCATAAACAACCCCATGCAGTTCTACCGATCCGTCAACGGCGAGCTCTCTCTCGCGGAAAACTCCGACGGGGAAAGCGAGAACGATTCTCACTCTCAAAGTCTGACTCGCAGAAGATCCAAACGGCGACGTAAACCCATCGTACCACTCGCCGACCCGCTACCCGAATCCGAACCGGTGAGTTCAGTCTCCGATGCTTTTCCTGAAGAAGACGTGGCTATGTGTCTTCTAATGCTTTCTAGAGATAAATGGACAAAAGGTAAAGAAAAAGTTCATCCGGAAGAAGGTGAGGATGATTACTCGCTATACCAGATTCGCACGCGAACGAAGTTCAGGTGTGAGACGTGCAGGAAAGTGTTTCGATCTTATCAGGCTCTTGGCGGCCATAGAGCAAGccacaagaaaaacaataaCCTTGAACAACATGTCGTCGTCGGAGAAGGTAAGGTTGTCGTTGATAAGAGAGTCTATGAATGCCCATTTTGTTTCAAAGTGTTTGAGTCTGGTCAAGCTCTGGGTGGACACAAGAAGGTACACTTCTCCAACGTAGGCGACGCTAGAAGTTCTGCTAGGCACGGAGACAATTTGATAGATCTTAACTTACCGGCTCCGGAAGACGAAGATGAAGTTAGCCAGGTTGCGCTCTCAACTGTGTCCAATGCAGCGTAA
- the LOC133861527 gene encoding QWRF motif-containing protein 7 isoform X2 encodes METTQGRRHLSAPLPPSPSPRLLRSRSTSSTPATALPENINSCTPNSTKRVTKPRPQSTSKSRTNKNEENINPSIPISSTQKRSQENTPPSKEGFGKFLQRASPLITSGIPKAARSVTNSPSAWALSPGRSLRPPVKPESPGRTLQGGCPALPESAGSGGKRVKGGVSGVLKYFKQKKASTPQEEEFHRFRILHNRLLQWRFVNAKAEAAMAGVKRVAQVKIFHVWIRVFKMRKTIVEKQIQMERLKLEIKLYRIINPQIFFLNEWAKLERRNQESVSRMTRKLSGLSIRLPLVQGVKADVVSIYQALSTTMEVMDDIVVMITKFFSKVKEKSIQVHLIQAAKE; translated from the exons ATGGAAACCACGCAAGGTCGCCGCCACCTCTCCGCCCCATTACCACCATCACCATCGCCTCGCCTCCTCCGAAGCCGAAGCACAAGTAGTACTCCAGCCACCGCACtacctgaaaacattaattcATGCACGCCAAATTCCACCAAAAGAGTAACAAAGCCCCGCCCGCAATCAACATCGAAATCAAGAACcaacaaaaatgaagaaaacatAAATCCCTCAATTCCCATTTCAAGCACGCAAAAGAGGTCGCAAGAAAATACTCCTCCCAGTAAAGAAGGTTTCGGTAAGTTCTTACAGCGTGCCAGTCCGCTTATTACTAGTGGTATACCAAAGGCGGCAAGGTCGGTCACGAATTCGCCATCCGCGTGGGCTTTGTCGCCAGGGCGTTCTTTGAGGCCTCCGGTGAAGCCGGAGTCGCCGGGACGGACTCTGCAGGGGGGGTGTCCGGCCTTGCCGGAATCAGCAGGCTCTGGAGGAAAGAGGGTTAAAGGTGGTGTTAGTGGGGTTTTGAAGTACTTCAAGCAGAAGAAAGCGTCAACACCACAAGAGGAAGAGTTTCATCGGTTTCGGATTCTGCATAATAGATTGTTGCAGTGGAGGTTTGTAAATGCCAAAGCTGAGGCTGCCATGGCCGGTGTAAAGAGAGTTGCACAG GTCAAAATATTTCATGTATGGATTAGAGTCTTCAAAATGAGAAAAACTATAGTAGAAAAGCAAATTCAGATGGAACGACTCAAACTTGAGATCAAACTATATCGAATTATCAACCCACAGATTTTCTTTCTCAATGAATGGGCAAAGTTGGAGAGAAGAAATCAAGAATCAGTTAGTAGAATGACAAGAAAATTATCAGGACTGTCAATCAGGCTTCCCTTAGTACAAGGTGTTAAG GCTGATGTGGTGTCTATATACCAAGCTCTGAGCACGACTATGGAAGTTATGGACGACATTGTGGTGATGATCACCAAATTCTTTTCAAAG GTAAAGGAAAAAAGCATACAAGTACATCTCATTCAAGCTGCTAAGGAGTAA
- the LOC133861527 gene encoding QWRF motif-containing protein 7 isoform X1, with translation METTQGRRHLSAPLPPSPSPRLLRSRSTSSTPATALPENINSCTPNSTKRVTKPRPQSTSKSRTNKNEENINPSIPISSTQKRSQENTPPSKEGFGKFLQRASPLITSGIPKAARSVTNSPSAWALSPGRSLRPPVKPESPGRTLQGGCPALPESAGSGGKRVKGGVSGVLKYFKQKKASTPQEEEFHRFRILHNRLLQWRFVNAKAEAAMAGVKRVAQVKIFHVWIRVFKMRKTIVEKQIQMERLKLEIKLYRIINPQIFFLNEWAKLERRNQESVSRMTRKLSGLSIRLPLVQGVKADVVSIYQALSTTMEVMDDIVVMITKFFSKIETISYLMTELKCKLEQDEKYLEEIKMVITSVATLLVKEKSIQVHLIQAAKE, from the exons ATGGAAACCACGCAAGGTCGCCGCCACCTCTCCGCCCCATTACCACCATCACCATCGCCTCGCCTCCTCCGAAGCCGAAGCACAAGTAGTACTCCAGCCACCGCACtacctgaaaacattaattcATGCACGCCAAATTCCACCAAAAGAGTAACAAAGCCCCGCCCGCAATCAACATCGAAATCAAGAACcaacaaaaatgaagaaaacatAAATCCCTCAATTCCCATTTCAAGCACGCAAAAGAGGTCGCAAGAAAATACTCCTCCCAGTAAAGAAGGTTTCGGTAAGTTCTTACAGCGTGCCAGTCCGCTTATTACTAGTGGTATACCAAAGGCGGCAAGGTCGGTCACGAATTCGCCATCCGCGTGGGCTTTGTCGCCAGGGCGTTCTTTGAGGCCTCCGGTGAAGCCGGAGTCGCCGGGACGGACTCTGCAGGGGGGGTGTCCGGCCTTGCCGGAATCAGCAGGCTCTGGAGGAAAGAGGGTTAAAGGTGGTGTTAGTGGGGTTTTGAAGTACTTCAAGCAGAAGAAAGCGTCAACACCACAAGAGGAAGAGTTTCATCGGTTTCGGATTCTGCATAATAGATTGTTGCAGTGGAGGTTTGTAAATGCCAAAGCTGAGGCTGCCATGGCCGGTGTAAAGAGAGTTGCACAG GTCAAAATATTTCATGTATGGATTAGAGTCTTCAAAATGAGAAAAACTATAGTAGAAAAGCAAATTCAGATGGAACGACTCAAACTTGAGATCAAACTATATCGAATTATCAACCCACAGATTTTCTTTCTCAATGAATGGGCAAAGTTGGAGAGAAGAAATCAAGAATCAGTTAGTAGAATGACAAGAAAATTATCAGGACTGTCAATCAGGCTTCCCTTAGTACAAGGTGTTAAG GCTGATGTGGTGTCTATATACCAAGCTCTGAGCACGACTATGGAAGTTATGGACGACATTGTGGTGATGATCACCAAATTCTTTTCAAAG ATTGAGACAATCTCTTATCTCATGACAGAACTCAAATGCAAGTTAGAACAAgatgaaaagtatttggaagaaattaagatggTTATTACCTCGGTTGCTACATTATTG GTAAAGGAAAAAAGCATACAAGTACATCTCATTCAAGCTGCTAAGGAGTAA